The nucleotide window CTCGGCGTTCCTGCTCACCGAGCCCGACGTCGGCTCGGACCCGGCCCGGCTCGGCACCACCGCAACCCCGACCGACGACGGCGAATCGTACGTGATCAACGGCAGCAAGCTCTGGACCACCAACGGGGTCATCGCCGAACTCGTGGTGGTCATGGCCAAGGTTCCGGCGCACGACGGCGGACCTGGCGGCATCTCCGCATTCGTTGTCGAAGCTGACGCGGCCGGCATCACGGTGGAAAACCGCAATGCCTTCATGGGATTGAGAGGTATCGAAAACGGGCTGACGCGCTTCGACAATGTCACAGTGCCGGCGGCCAACCGGCTGGGCGGTGAGGGAAAGGGCCTGAAGATCGCGCTGACCACACTGAACACCGGGCGCCTGGCCCTGCCGGCCCTCTGCGCGGCCTCCGGGAAGTGGTCGCTGAAAATCGCCCGCGAGTGGTCCAACGCGAGGGTCCAGTGGGGCCGCCCGGTCGGCCGCCACGAGGCCGTGGGAAAGAAGATTGCTTTCATCGCCGCCACCGCGTTTGCCCTCGAGTCGGTCTTCGAGCTGTCGGCGGCGATGGCCGACGCCGGCATGAAAGACGTGCGGATCGAGGCGGCCCTGGCCAAGCTTTGGTCCAGCGAAATGGCCTACAAGGTTGCGGACGAGCTGGTACAGATCCGCGGCGGACGCGGCTTCGAAACTGCGGCGTCCCTAGCAGCCCGCGGGGAGCGGGCTGTGCCGGCCGAGCAGCAACTGCGGGATATGCGGATCAATCGCATCTTCGAGGGCTCCACCGAAATCATGCACCTGCTGATCGCCCGGGAGGCCGTGGACGCCCACCTGGCCGCCGCCGGAGACCTTGCTTCGGCGGACGCGGATCTGGCCGCCAAGGCCCGGGCTGCCATAGGTGCCAGTGGCTTCTACGCCCGCTGGCTGCCGCAACTGCTGGCCGGGCAGGGCATGAACCCCAAGTCGTACGGCGGATTCGGACGGTTGGCCGGGCACCTGCGGTTCGTCGAGCGGTCCTCGCGGAAGCTCGCCCGGCACACCTTCGCCGGCATGGGCCGCTGGCAGGCCAAGCTGGAACACCGGCAGGTTTTCTTGGGCCGGATTGTGGATATCGGAGCCGAGCTCTTCGCCATGGCCGCAGTCTGCAGCAGGGCCGAACTGTTGCGCAGCCAGAATCCTGCCGAAGGCAAAAGCGCCTACGAATTGGCAGATGCCTTCTGCCTGCAGTCCCGCGAGCGCGTCCGGCAGCTGTTCACCGAGCTCTGGCGGAACTCGGACACCCCGGACCGGCGGCTGGCCGGCAAAGTGCTGGACGGAGACTACACCTGGCTCGAGCGCGGCGTCATCGATCCTTCCGAAGGAACCGGACCGTGGATCTCCCAGCCGTCCGAAGGGCCCTCCACGAAGGAAGACCAGCACCGCAAGTACCGGTAGACACCGGAAGACTTGGTAGGTTGTTCGTGGTGCAGCACCCTGCACTGACGCACGCCCGAGGGAGCCGATCATGGGAACGCATTGGGACCGGCTGGATGAAGATCTGCGACCGTCCGTTGAAGCCAGCACCGATGAGTTCGGACGTATACGCCCTGAGCTCGAAGCAGTCACCCGCGACATGCAGACGACCATCCGGGACATCTTCCAAGAGACCGAGCTAAAGCCGCTGTTCGTCACGGCCCGGACCAAAACCGTCGCCTCGTTCCGGGAAAAGGCTTCCCGCACCCTGCCGCCTGCCGTCGCCGGTGATACGCCAACCCTCGAATACCCGGATCCGCTGCGCGATATGCACGACATGGTCGGTGTCCGGGTGATTGTCAGCCTGCCGCACGAGATCCGCGAAGCGGCCGGCCTGATCAAACGCCAGCGCAGCGAATTCGACATCCGTGCCGACCGGGAGAAGGACATCGGTTCCATCGAGTCCGGCACGTACGGCTACTCCAGCAGGCATCTGCTCATCCGCACCATCCAGAACCCAGCGGTCAAGCGCTTCCAGGAGGCACTCGGCGAACCGGCCAGGCCCAACGGCAGCCATGTTTTCGAGGTCCAGATCCGCACCATCCTGGCCCATGCCTGGTCCGAGATCGAGCACGACATCCGTTTCAAAGCCTCCAACCCGAGGGCATGGAGTCCCTATTTCGACCGGCAGTTCACCGCCACGGCCGCAATGCTCGAGGCAGTGGAATCCACGTTCTCCGAACTGCATGAGCGCTACGAGACGGTTACCGGTTATTGGGACGAAGAAGGTGAAGGCGCGGCGCCGCTGACACCGCGGCGGATCCGCGAAGTGTGGCAGACGCTGCTGCCCCACGTGGACCGCAAGTCCGACGACGACTGGGGCTGGGCCGCCGAACTCCTGGCCGCACACGGATTGAAGACCACCACAAACCTCGTCGACCTGCTCCAGGCGGAGGTGATTACCAAGGTTCGCGAGGCGTTGGAACACCGCTACTCCCCCGGCCCGGACCGACTGCTCGACGACGTGCTGCTATGGCGGTTCGGTAAACGCCACATTGAACTGACCGCCGGTGACGACAACCACCGGCGAGAAAGCCTGCAGCGCCGCCACCGGCAGATGGAAACGTTCCGCACTGCGAGCTAACCGTCGGCACAGCAGGCCGGTTCCGCTCCACTAACGGGTTGCACGCTATTTTCCGCGCCACGGCCGGGAGGCGATGACCAGCGCCAACGAGGTCAGTAAGATGCCGGCAATGGTTGCTCCGCCAACGAGGCTTCCGGCCGTGGGCCAGAGGATGTCCAGGACCAGCGAGCCCACCAGTTGGCCGCCGATCATGCCCAGGCTGGTGAGCAGAACGCCGGTGTTCGCCACGCTGAGGGTGGCCGCGCCAAGCACCAGCGTCCCCAGCGGCCCACCGGTATACAGCCACCACTGCGGGGTTAGGAGTCCGGCCTGCCCGCTGAGCCCAGCCTGGATTGTCCATACTGCCAGCAGTGCCATGGTGCCGGTGCCGAAGTTGAACAGGGTGGAAATGACCGGGCTGCCATGCGCCATTGCGATCTGTCCCAGCATGCCCTGCTGCACGCTTTGCATCAGCCCCGCCGCCAACGGCAGCAGCATGAGCAGGACCAACAAACCGGTGTTAAGGGAGTTCCCGAAATGCGGCAGCGCCGCTGTCACCGCGGCCGCCAAGGCCAGCACGGCACCGGCGATCCGTACACCGTTGACCGGAATCTTCTTGCCCGAACCAAGGCCCAACCGGTCGACAACCAGGCCGGAGGCCAGCTGGCCGCTGACCACGGCGATCGTGAACAGCGACAGGCCGATGGGACCAACGGCCACGGTCTGCGTAAAAACGTAAAACGCACCGATCAGTCCGGCCAGCAAATACCACGGCGGGTACCTGCGTTGCCGGAACAGGCTGGGCACCCGACGCAGGCGGGCGCGCGCGGACGGAAGAACCGTAGCGAACACCAGCACCGCGATGAAGCCGGTGCCGAAGCTGATCAATGCGGCACCGATTCGGTCCTGCAGCTGCACGCCCAGCTCGCTGTTGAGCCGTCCCTGGACCGCCAGCCCAATGCCGCCGAACACAGCCAGGAGCAAAGCCAGCACTGCCGGCACCCGGATATCGCCGTGGGACGGGCCGTGACCGTCAGGTGCCACGGCATCAGGTGCGGCATTGCTATCACGGGGTCTGGTCACGCTGTCGATCGTAACCTCATGCCGCTCCGCCGGAGGCAGTGTGTGGGAATTCCGCCTGAACTTCCGGTGGGTGGTTGAGCTACCGGAGGGCTTGACCTTGACGTTGCGTCAACACGGATAGTGAAGGATATGAACAAGGCAGAAGGGAGGCCGCCGCATGGAGTGGTCCATTCAAGAGGTCGCCAGGGCCGCCGGCGCTACCAGCAGGACGCTGCGCCACTACCAGGACATCGGCCTGCTGCCTCCCAGCCGTATCGGCCACAACGGGTACCGCTATTACGACGACGGCTCTTTGCTGACGCTGCAGCGCATCCTGCTGCTGCGGCAACTGGGTCTGGGTCTGCCGGAGATTGCCAAGGTGGTGCACGGCCGCACCGAAACGACTGCCGCGCTGCGCGGGCACCTGGAAATCCTTCTCCAGGAACGGGACCGGATCGAACGCCAGATCGCATCAGTCCAGTCAACAATCAACAAGACGGAAAGAGGCGTGCAGCTGATGGCTGACGAAATGTTCGATGGTTTCGACCATACAAAGTACAAAGAGGAGGTTGAAGAACGCTGGGGCCAGGATGCCTATGCCAAGGGCGACCAGTGGTGGCGCAATCTGAGTTCGGACGAACGCACGGCCTGGGTGGACCGGACGAAGGACCTCATGGCGGCCTGGACCGCCGCGGCAGCATCAGGCATCCCGGCCGACAGCGCGGAAGCCCAGAACCTGGCCCAACGGCAGTTCGACTGGCTCGCCAGTGCGAACGGCGGTCAGGAAATCTCGTACGGGTACTTCACCGGACTGGGCGACACGTATGCGGCGGACCCGCGTTTCGGCGCGAACTACGGCGGCGACGCGGGCGCCCGCTTCGTCCGGGACGCGATGAAAATCTATGCGGACCGCCATCTGACCACGTAGGCCGGACACCTCCAGCGCTCAGTTCAGGCGAGTCCGGGTGGTTCGATCCGCTCCCGGCAAGCGGTGACGAAGGCCTCCAGCAGAGCCTCAAGCTGCCCGTCAGGGGTGCCCTCGGCCTCGGGATGCCATTGCACAGCGAGCAGCCAGCCCTCGTCTCGGCGTGCCAGCTCCACCGCCTCCACCACGCCGTCAGGGGCGGCCGCCACTACCCGGAGCCGGTCGCCGAGCCTGCGGACGGCCTGGTGGTGTCCGGACCGGACCATTGTTTCGCCCGGGCCGAGCGCTCCGGCCAGCAAGGTTCCGCGGCCGATCGCCACCGGGTGGGTGGCCATCGGCGGCCGTTCCTGATGGATTCTGTGGAGCGACTCCGGTCCCAGGTC belongs to Arthrobacter crystallopoietes and includes:
- a CDS encoding acyl-CoA dehydrogenase family protein, encoding MSTGTEQHLPTGQSANVTERDARAVAEAARETEWTRPSFAKGLYLGRFDMDLIHPHPVPAPKDAAAGDAFLARLEKYARTMDGARIERDAKIPDEYLAELAELGAFGMKIPVQYGGLGLSLTYYGRALMLLGSVHPSLGALFSAHLSIGVPEPVKVFGSEDQKQRFLPRCAAGAVSAFLLTEPDVGSDPARLGTTATPTDDGESYVINGSKLWTTNGVIAELVVVMAKVPAHDGGPGGISAFVVEADAAGITVENRNAFMGLRGIENGLTRFDNVTVPAANRLGGEGKGLKIALTTLNTGRLALPALCAASGKWSLKIAREWSNARVQWGRPVGRHEAVGKKIAFIAATAFALESVFELSAAMADAGMKDVRIEAALAKLWSSEMAYKVADELVQIRGGRGFETAASLAARGERAVPAEQQLRDMRINRIFEGSTEIMHLLIAREAVDAHLAAAGDLASADADLAAKARAAIGASGFYARWLPQLLAGQGMNPKSYGGFGRLAGHLRFVERSSRKLARHTFAGMGRWQAKLEHRQVFLGRIVDIGAELFAMAAVCSRAELLRSQNPAEGKSAYELADAFCLQSRERVRQLFTELWRNSDTPDRRLAGKVLDGDYTWLERGVIDPSEGTGPWISQPSEGPSTKEDQHRKYR
- a CDS encoding GTP pyrophosphokinase, which gives rise to MGTHWDRLDEDLRPSVEASTDEFGRIRPELEAVTRDMQTTIRDIFQETELKPLFVTARTKTVASFREKASRTLPPAVAGDTPTLEYPDPLRDMHDMVGVRVIVSLPHEIREAAGLIKRQRSEFDIRADREKDIGSIESGTYGYSSRHLLIRTIQNPAVKRFQEALGEPARPNGSHVFEVQIRTILAHAWSEIEHDIRFKASNPRAWSPYFDRQFTATAAMLEAVESTFSELHERYETVTGYWDEEGEGAAPLTPRRIREVWQTLLPHVDRKSDDDWGWAAELLAAHGLKTTTNLVDLLQAEVITKVREALEHRYSPGPDRLLDDVLLWRFGKRHIELTAGDDNHRRESLQRRHRQMETFRTAS
- a CDS encoding DMT family transporter, with product MTRPRDSNAAPDAVAPDGHGPSHGDIRVPAVLALLLAVFGGIGLAVQGRLNSELGVQLQDRIGAALISFGTGFIAVLVFATVLPSARARLRRVPSLFRQRRYPPWYLLAGLIGAFYVFTQTVAVGPIGLSLFTIAVVSGQLASGLVVDRLGLGSGKKIPVNGVRIAGAVLALAAAVTAALPHFGNSLNTGLLVLLMLLPLAAGLMQSVQQGMLGQIAMAHGSPVISTLFNFGTGTMALLAVWTIQAGLSGQAGLLTPQWWLYTGGPLGTLVLGAATLSVANTGVLLTSLGMIGGQLVGSLVLDILWPTAGSLVGGATIAGILLTSLALVIASRPWRGK
- a CDS encoding MerR family transcriptional regulator, which gives rise to MEWSIQEVARAAGATSRTLRHYQDIGLLPPSRIGHNGYRYYDDGSLLTLQRILLLRQLGLGLPEIAKVVHGRTETTAALRGHLEILLQERDRIERQIASVQSTINKTERGVQLMADEMFDGFDHTKYKEEVEERWGQDAYAKGDQWWRNLSSDERTAWVDRTKDLMAAWTAAAASGIPADSAEAQNLAQRQFDWLASANGGQEISYGYFTGLGDTYAADPRFGANYGGDAGARFVRDAMKIYADRHLTT